A single region of the Mus caroli chromosome 16, CAROLI_EIJ_v1.1, whole genome shotgun sequence genome encodes:
- the LOC110311798 gene encoding keratin-associated protein 13-1-like, whose amino-acid sequence MISNCHSDNLSTSFRCCLPIVGSSCSSNLITTTSGSPSTCQLSSSFNSGCQETCIEPTSCQSFCVVPSPCQVPRDYPRSSTPCSPCQGTYAGSLGFGSSNCFSQDYGSRRCYIMGCGSTVFEPLNYGVSGFPFLSYGYRFCYPIHMADNICQPCYKPTCGNIL is encoded by the coding sequence ATGATCTCTAACTGCCACTCTGATAACTTGTCTACCTCCTTTAGGTGCTGCCTGCCTATCGTGGGTTCCTCCTGCTCAAGCAACCTGATCACCACAACCAGCGGCTCTCCCAGCACCTGCCAGCTGAGCTCCTCTTTCAACAGTGGCTGCCAGGAGACCTGCATTGAGCCCACCAGCTGCCAGAGTTTCTGTGTGGTGCCCAGCCCCTGCCAGGTGCCCCGCGACTACCCCAGGAGCTCCACACCCTGCAGTCCTTGCCAGGGAACATATGCTGGATCTCTGGGCTTTGGGTCCAGCAACTGCTTCTCCCAGGATTATGGATCTAGAAGATGCTACATCATGGGTTGTGGATCCACTGTCTTTGAACCTCTGAATTATGGAGTCTCTGGCTTCCCTTTCCTGAGTTATGGGTACAGATTCTGCTACCCAATCCACATGGCTGATAATATCTGCCAACCATGTTATAAACCAACCTGTGGTAATATTCTCTAG